ATCATACgctcttgtgtcattgattttgggggttcatgggacaagtttctaccactcgcggagtttgcttacaataacagttatcagtcgaaaattcagatggctccgtctaaggatttatatgggaggcggtgtagatctcaagtgggttggtttgagccgggtgaggctaggattTTTGGTACAGATTTGGTTCAAGATGCATTGGACAAGGTGAAATTAATTCAGGAGCGGCTTTATGCGGCGCAGTCGAGAAAAAAGAGTTAGCTGACAGAAATgtctgtgatgtgtcttacatggttggggagaaggtcttgctaaaggtttcacccatgaagggtgttatgagatttgggaagaaaggaaagttgagccctcggtttattgggtcgtttgaggtgcttcggaggattggggagatggcctatgagcttgctttgccacctatcttatcgagtgtgcatccagtatttcatgtttctatgctttgaAATATATcggtgatccatctcatgttctagattttagcacagttcagttggatggtgatttgacttatgatatggagcctgTGGCTATTTTGGGCagtaggttcgaaagttgaattcaaaggatatagcttcagtgaaggtgcagaggagaggtcagcctatggaggaggctacttgggagaccgaatgagagatgcagagcagatacccATACCTATATTAGGCTcaaggtatgtttctagacccgttcgaggacgaatatttgtttaagagggggaggatataacgacccggccggtcgtttcgagagttatatCCTTGTTCCCTCATTTcctgcttcttttgtgttctacaGCTATATTATGATATATCAGGTTAGTTGGTCGAGTCCGGAGTGGCCTCGGAGTGAATTGAGACGCATagtctcttatttgaaagcttaagttgggaaAAAttgatcggatgttgacttatgggtaAACAActtcggatttgaattttgatggttcaatTAGCTCAGTTAGGTAactttggacttaggagcgcatccggaaagtgatttgaaggttcgtggtataattaggcttgaattggcaaaaattAGAATTTTAGGGACTTTGGCCGACagggaaattttgatatcagggtcggactGTATTTTCGGGAGTTtgagtaggttcgtggtgtcatttttgacttgtgtgcaaaatttgaggcattcggaggtggtttgataggtttcgtcgTCATTTGCGGAGTTTGGCATTGGCTTGGGAAATCGCAGGTGTGAGAAATGGTGCGCATTTGCGAGCCCGTAGATGCGGATGAGGAGATCTTGGGTATTTCCGTAGAGGCGGAGGGGTAAGCACAGGTGTGTGTCCGCATGTTCGAGACCTGGGACACAGGTGCGAGGCTAGTGTTTTAAGTGAGTTTCCGCAGAAGAAGAGTTCTAACCGTAGAAGCGGCTCCGCAGGTGCGGATAAATGACCACATGTGCGATTTTCCTGGACAGAAAGTATTAATAGAGGACTTCGAAATTTTTTCCCATTTTCACATCTTTGAACTCAGACTTTGGGggattttgaagagattttcgAAGGGAATTCGAGGTTATCACTGAGGTAAGTCCTTGAGCCTAGTTATCTTTGGCAATGATGTTTTTCCCATTTATTTTTACACCTATTCGGTGAATgtttgaggtgaaatttgggagttagggcttgagaatTCGAGAGTGAGTTTTGGGGTTTTGGATGACcaaatgaggtcggattttgataaatttggtatagTTAGACTCGTGAATGAATGGGctttcaagtattatgacttttgtcgggtttcgagatgtgggcccgagggccgggtttgagtcgatttcagattttgcctataatttggtatttttcttgtggaattggttcCTCTATCCTATATTGATCGTATTgtattgcttgtggctagattcgggacgtttggaggccgatttaaGAGGCAAATGCATCGCAGAGTAGGAttttgcttggtttgaggtaagtaacgctttcaaacttggttctgatggttcgaaaccccgaactatgtatTATGCGAtaagtattgaggtgacgcacatgacAAGTGATGGGTTTCATGTTGATATCCATGTGTTTCATCATGTGATATGGTAGTTGAGatgtaaatcatgctagatatcatgtttaggctttgtgCCAgtattgtttggacccttagcggtcgtttcttgctgtcgtCTCACTAGTTTTCATTTAATATTCCATACTCCGTTATGATCATGCATATTTAtgtcatatctcagtctcagctATTTATTGATTCATCATATCATTATTCTGGGTAGTTTTCATCACAATACGAGCCCGTGGtgagattggagagattgatgactgagtgaggtcgagagcctggttataagtgacagttatgggattaggttgcacgccgcaacgattatattgatgattatgatagcggtTGGGCtgcaggagcccctccggagtctataacacacccctagtgagcgtggatgatattattgagggatggatttccctggacatggatttatCCGAAATACATGATACCTgaagatggatttctccacagggttggattgccctttatcgtcggtactgggtgacttacaatcagtgttgtatatgttccgagatggatttccctgagccggatggccatatacaataccgagtggttgagcacttgagagtgaaAGCACATTGTGCATTTCATACATTCTGTGCATTGGCATGTGGAGATTAACTGAGTTGTATACCTTACACTGTTCAGATCTGTATTTACTTTACTGTTTTGAGCTGTATATttgacttgaaagcatgcctacgtttcggcacatttacttctattttaccTATTGAGGTTGAGTTCATCACTACCTTTCAATCCAAAGTTTGGACTTATTATTTACTAAGTTGGTGGActtacgttactccctgcacctcgtgtgtagatccaggCGATACCGGTCGTAGTGGTGGTTGCTGATCAAGGTACTAGAGTTTGGAGATTATCGAGCTCGCTGCATCGCGTTCGTGGGCCTTGGCTCTCCTTCTTTATCTTTGTCGTACTTTCAGTTTATATCTTCAGATACTATAGTAGACTGTATTTTCTGAtctagacgctcatgtactcaATGACACCCTGGTTTTAGGCTGGTTTGTATCACTTTGGGATTTTTTTATGTTTCAAACAGTTTTTCTTTAATGTTAAATGCTTCTATtaatgttttcaaacttattgTTATTGGTGTTGGGTTAGTGAGTTGAGGCCGGACTAGTTccgcgataggcgccatcacacggttgattttgggtcatgacaatttaGTTCCTCAATGGTAGTTTTAGTTGTTTCTATCTTACATACAGTAACAATGTCTTTTTGAATCATTGGAGAAGTCATTTGATCCTTTTGAGGAGTATATTCTAGTACATAATCAAGAATGTTATCACACACTTTGGCATACCATGAGAGGGTTTGAAACAAAATCACCCCTACTAAGTGATGACTTAGATTCATCATGACCTTGAAACGATAATTATTGAGTTATAAGAAGTCTTACTACATTTACTGAAGCCGTTAAGCAGACCAATAGTCATGCTTAAGTTGATTAGATGGCCTCTCAAATGAAGATTGAATAGATCATTATTTTCGCAAATCTTAACATTTCTTTTTTGACAGATTGTGAATGTTACACGACCTACCAATATGATTATCAAAACTTTTCTTTTTGTGCCAACTCTTAAACCCTATACTTGAAAATACACCACCTTTACCTTGATGAATATTATTATCTTTAAATAGATAACAATACAAATAATAGGTTACATCTTTACTTACACTGTACTCTAACCAATCATGACATTCATCATCAAACTAGTTAGGATTAAATCAATGTATTGATCCAGAAAAGATTATTTTAGGAATGTTATGAACTCAAAGTTGGGAAGGACCTTGTCGAAGGTATTCTCTTCTAATAATATCACGATGATTTGGACGATAGTCCAAGATTTGAGTTCTTTCCCCCAGGTCAAACTTCAGAGAATTCAAATCAAATTAATCAGAAGATGGTACTTCTAAATGGTTGATCTCTTCCTGATAGGTTGAGTACGAGAAGCCAAATTTGATTTTGATGCTATGGTATGCCTCTTCACAGAATTTTGAGACTGAATTATAAAGTTGGAATGTAGTTAGAAAAATTATTATATGAATGTTGTATCGAACTAAGCTTAAAGAAGGGTTAGCTTCAACATAAACTAATAAAAGTACAAATTCAGAAAAAGATTCAACTAGAAGTAAATATTATTCAAAGACTCAATTTTCTTTAGTTTAGTATCATCTAAATTTTCTTTAGTCTAATGTCACCTCAATTTTCTTTAGTTTAGACCAATTATCTTTAGTCTCCTTACAAATAGTAACTTCAACCTTTTCAATACAATTATAAAGGTATTGAGCCTATGGCTTATGATGAAGAAGCTAGGAGATTATAAGTTCCTCATGTTTACCATAATTTACCACACTCGAGAGCTAACTTTAAACCATTAAACAAATCACAAAAGTTATAATGGTTTTCTTCAAATAACTTTGTTTCATCGTTCCCTAATAATATTATTGGCTTGCTTAACTTAAGTGCTCAACCTAATGTTCATTAATACACCAAAGACTTCAAGAACTCAAGAAAACAGAGGCATCATCTTCAAGTTCATCAATCAATGATCCCAAGACTGAGATACACAACTTCATTAACCAACACTATTTGGTGCAATAACAGGGAACCTGATGGTGTCAAAACCTTAAGAGTCATTCTCAATAACATCGCGGATGCAATAAGAACAACAAATATCTATAAAGAAGCTTTTAGCCTCCATGATCGATTCAAAAGTATCTCAATTCTTAAAAAAAAGTCAGCAATTATTTTCCATAAGTTTATCAAAGCAAATGCACTAGAAAACTCAATACAGTCATACCCCTCTATAACATCATGCCTATATAACAACAATTCACTATAAAAGCCTAGCTTTTTGGAAcaaattttcatgttatgttataatatatgttctatataacaacacttctctataacatccaaaaatattcggaacaaacgaGGTTGTTATTGAGAGGTTTGACTATAATTTACAGTACTAGAGTCTACATaatcaaaaatcaataaataacaaaCAAGAGGCATTAACCTAAATTAAGAATCAACATTCGTTAATAAAATACTAATAAAATTCAGGAAAAAATTAGAACATACCTGGGAAGCCATGACGGAAGAGACGCCAGTGACCGACGAGGAAACTGATTCGTTAGTTTTTTAGCTAATTGTTCTTATGTTTTGATAGGGTTTAATGTCCCATTTGTTGGAATAAATTGGATAATTGTGCTTTGAATGGTGTATTTTCAGGTTTTGAAGTTGTGTGAAAATTTTGGAATCGGTGAATATAAAAAATGGTCAAGAAGTCATCATTTTAGAGCTAAAACTGGAGAAAGTTGAAACAAAAAGACTTTTAGGCAGACCGTTGGACACGGTTGCTCCAACCGTTGGACATGGTTCAACAGAAGCCTGAAGAGTTGAAGAAATGAAGCTTCTAGAATTCGTTACGGTTCAGTTGCATCTCATGGTTGACCTTACGGTTGGCCCAATAGAGCAATTTTGTCCACTTTTGGGACTTAGTATATATAGCTATTTTAAGTCATTCTAGGGCATCTTGTTGGCAAGGAGACTTGTGTAGCAGCTGTTAGGGATTTTTTCTTGAGAAATTTGGGTGACTTCACCATTGTTCTACACAATCTTTCTTTCCTCTTTAgctattatttttaaattttcatctctttttgtaTTTTCCTTTCTTAATATGTCTAGCTAAGTTTATTAAGCTAGGATTGTGAACCCTAAGTGTGGTTATGTTTTTAGGTTATTAATGTTAATTTGATTAAGCTTTGTGTTCTCTAATTACTCCATACTTTATTGATTGATtttgtggttgcaaacactaaatACATGCCTATTTTGCTTGTTCTAACTTGGAAGGTGGAACTTAGCTTAGGTATAAGATAATTAGCAAGGAATTAAGTGGGTTAATCACTTGATTAATAAAATCTAACTAGGAATAATGTGATTTCTCTTGGACTAATCAATTGTTTATCATTGAGCCTTAGTTGACTTGGAAGAGTAACTTAGGGTAAAAACCTCTTAAGTGTTAGAAGAATAAGTTGGTGGAATAAAAATTGAGGCCATAACACATGCTTAATTAACTAGAATTGAATATTTATATACCCAAAAACATAGCCTACACGAAGGGGAAACAATCCTAGCGCCTTTATCTTATTTGTTATAACTACATCTTTCTTCGCACTCTAAGTATTTGATAAAATTCCTAGACTAGTTTTCATAGGAAGtttagaagtaatttttgaagtaATTGAACAACCACTCTTTCTTTGAATATTACTTTAAGAATCATTGAGTTTGCACACATTTGGACACTCTAACATACACCTACTCCTTCTGGGATTCGACCTCAACCTTTGTTGGATTTATTATTGCTAACGACCGTATTACTTTTATATAGAGAGTAGGATTGGATGTCACCAGCAACAGAGAGAAGAATAGCAGCGAGTCAGACAGATGAGATCAGTGTTGTGAGATAACAAAGTGAGAGAGAGGGAGTGGCAGACAGAGTGAGGCAatgaagaggggggggggggatctTTCAAATCTAAATCCCAATCAGTCTATTTTTTAATGACCTTCTACAAAATTTGAACCCTCTTGGCCTCTAAGCCAAGCTTTTGGGGTAGGGCGGTTTTGACCTTGTGCGAGGCGGGGCAGGTTTATCCTGGTGTGGGTGTGGGGCGGGTGCAAGTGCTGGCTGGGTTGAaacaattttgttaaaatctaaTGTGGTTTaggaattttaaaatttttgaatcCAAAACCTTCAAAGTTTATATTTCTAacttacaacttgtttggatggttggtACGCATCGTTTCACAATGTATTGTATCGTActgtattgtattatattgtatACAACATTTAGATAGATTGTGTCGTTTGccatcgtttcatgatatcatgcaccatcaatatgaagaataaaattataatattataaagaaaaattatgatacagggtaaaattactatataaaaatatagagttaatgataaaataaaattatttaataataataaagggtgagattgagagaaaaagataaGGTAACGACGCGATCATatcaaatcggtcgttacataaagtggcacatttcgtcgttatataacgacggatttaacgatacgatacaataaaatttaagtaacaatcaaaacgaACATTGtgtttaaagtaacaatacgatacattaCCATGgttaacaaccatccaaacaagctgttaaacAATCAGGGGTCTTGAATTTCTTTTAGCTAGCGTTTATTATGTGGAATACGCTTAAAACTGATTTATGCTACTTCGAGATCAAAATTACTACCTACTTGGAACCAAAACCAAgtaaagaagaaacaaaataaataGCACATCTAAGACCCAGAATATAGCTAACATTCATGGctcatgatttttttttttttttttttaatattgatgGGTTTTGAATTTATGAAGTTACAGCGCTCTAACTTTCAGTATCCCAACTTATAATTCTTCATTTTAAGCTTTAACAATTTTGTATAGTTGACTTAAGTTGTTTTAATAAATCACTATTATTttggagttttatttttgtttgaaaagagaaaagaagtgaacaaattctttttaaaaaattgacgttatttgagaaattaaattGAAGATGCAAGTAGCTAATATTATATCTTCAAATTTCAAATACTATATTAAACTTGTGTGCTTTAGCAGAAGTATAAAAAATGATTTACTTTTTACGGGCGGAGCGGGGTGGGGTGAGTTTAAATTTATGCGGGTTAAGTCTCAACTCGCCCTGCACCCTGTTCTACCCCGCCCACTGCCATCCCTACGTACTAATAATTATATCTCTGCGATCCTGAACCATGTTTACCCCTGAAAGCATTATAACAAAATCGGTTTTAAAAAATATGGAAAAATGTCTATTTGGTTATTTAtgttaaaataaaaatcaacttGTTCGACTGTTTGCTTCTAATATTGACATGACAGTTTAATGTTAGATCCGATGATAGCGACAATTTCTTTGCCCAGGACAGATTTCACGCTAGCTCTTGTAAATTGTGGAAGAGTAAGTTGGGCGTAATTTGGGAGAGCTAACGAAAGTGGTGGGGAGACAAAGGTAGGCCAACTTAACTTGTTCATACGTCTCGTCAAACATTGAAATTTCCACGTTCTTTTGCACAGTTTAGCCAGCTTCCTTTGTCTCTCCTCGCAGTATCTAATGCTCTGtccattttaatttatgtgaaccagTTTGACTAGGTacgaaaattaagaaaaaataaagatttttaaaatttatagtcCTAAGTAGGTCAAAAAGGAGccagagtatttgtgtagttATAAAAACTTCTTATTAAGgttagaattgtaagtttaagctaaattgttttcaaatttatAAAGGTCATTCTATTTTgaacggactaaaaaggaaataggttcatataaactggaacggagggagtacttaTTTCGACAAGCTTTTTTTggtcaaaatcaaaaatattttttaaagttAAAGTGCTTAAACaagtttttaaaaagaaaaaatgattttttttttggtggAAATAAATTTTATTATTCAATCCTCCAAACCCAAAACATTTACAATTTGACATATCCGCTTCCCATCCCTTCCTACATCTCTATCCAGACCCAAAACCATTACACTTTCTAACTCTCTATTTTGATACATTTCTAGTCAGTATCTACTACCTCTCTATTCAATCATACAATTCCAGTCGATATCTATTTGTATAAGTCCTCTATCCAACTAGTCTCCTTCTGTAGTTTCATTCCCCGTATAGCTTCTAGGCATCTGTATTTACAAGTATACTGTATTTGCTCCAGCACCTTTTGAGGCCGTGGCACTTTCTTCAACCAAACTGCTTCATTCCTAGCCCTCCAAATGGAAAAAATGATATTGAGTAAAAGTAGAACCaatttttgagaaaaagaaaaaaataacttCTCTTGAACTATTTTGAAAAGCACTACAAATACACTTAGAAATAATTTTGAAAGATTGCCCAAATACTAATTGCTgcttaataatattttttaaattaattagtcaaacccAAATAACTTCTCacttaaaatattttttgacCGAAGCTTGGCCAGACATGCAATAACTAACGTGCATTCTCCTCCATTATAAATTTTGCTAAAACTTTACACATATCTCCTCATCATCGTGCATCGACACCCTTTCAAAAGAATAATATCAACCATAATGCCTCTTTCGTGTTCATGTTCATCTTATCTttccttcttcttattcttcgTCATCGTCTATCACTTTCCCAATCATTCTTGTATTGCTCGCAAGTCACTGCTCATGACACATTATTCACGTCTTCCAGCTAATAAAAAGGTATTATTCAGCGATCAATTTTTGAAACTATATATGTTGTAATTTTCTTTTGATGGAACATTGTTAACTTGAAGGGGAGCATTAGAGCAACAATAAAGTTATCTTTGTGTGACCTATAGCTCACGGGTTCGAACCGTGAAATCAACCATTTAGGATACTGTTTTTTCACGGACACTGCCTGAACACGGGATACTTCGTGCACGGATTACCCTTTTTATTATTAACTTGGAAAATTATACGCATGCAGGCTGCAGAAGAGCTTTATTTCGGCACTGATTCGTCCCGTGTAGAAAACGGTCCTAGAGGAATTACGAACTATCAAAAGGTCAAAAAAATAGAAGTTTTTCACAAGGAAAAGAATGACAATAAAGGCACAATTTCAGGTGTCCTTTCACATTACTCCCTTCATTTCCATCGTATTTAATGGAGTGTCTTTTTGTTTTGGCAGGTAAAACATTGAGAATTTTatgtttttcaagaaaattatAGGTAGATGTTGTTCATTGCACACATATGCTAAAGCTTAGTCGTTCTTGAATCAATGCTTCTATTATATTTCTAAATTTGAATGGTTTCTTTATCCTGGAGAATGCAGTGATAAATGAAAGTTTTATGAAGTTTTGAACGTATACTTTGTTTATTGAGGCCATAACATTTTAACAACCccaatcaaaattgaaattaattctttttctattttattcTCTGTTTATTTTGATTAAACCTTGTCCACAACTGCAAGTGATACAAATATAGAATCATTTCGGCTTGCTTTCCTTTCTACTGTTCACTTAGTATGATTTGCAAGTAATTGATGGGATTAGACATGCAGGTACTGAAATGATTTCTCCATCATCTTTGCCCCACGCACGTTTGCTCAAGGCACTAAAAACTAAGGTAATAATTGCAGAAAGTTCTTTTATAAGTATATTACTCCATTTTGAGGTTGACATACTATTCGAAacagaaaattttattttgtatctcGTATAATTGAAACTAGTTGTATTAGACAatttttttgtctcacagtt
This sequence is a window from Nicotiana sylvestris chromosome 3, ASM39365v2, whole genome shotgun sequence. Protein-coding genes within it:
- the LOC104212126 gene encoding uncharacterized protein; protein product: MPLSCSCSSYLSFFLFFVIVYHFPNHSCIARKSLLMTHYSRLPANKKAAEELYFGTDSSRVENGPRGITNYQKVKKIEVFHKEKNDNKGTISGTEMISPSSLPHARLLKALKTKGARWSAAQDIAVASQTGNKNLYRDIIEMDYDPPHRPVPLIP